The following proteins come from a genomic window of bacterium:
- the gltA gene encoding NADPH-dependent glutamate synthase: MKDKHDRQKMPEQKPSERIKNFKEVPFGYTEELALNEASRCLECKKPMCVKGCPVNVPIPDFIKLVKQGKFAEAARKIKEANSLPAICGRVCPQEDQCEKLCVIGKMSKPVAIGALERFVSDYEREKRNVAIPKVSEKTGKKVAVVGSGPAGLTVAGELAKKGHEVTIFEALHKPGGVLVYGIPEFRLPKKIVESEIDYVKQLGVKIVTNAVIGKSATVAELLEGEFNAVFIGSGAGAPKFMNIPGENCVGVFSANEYLTRSNLMKAYMFPEYDTPIPRGGIVAVVGGGNVAMDSARTALRLGAEKVIVLYRRSREEMPARIDEIHHAEEEGIEFHFLVNPIKFICDEHGKVKEIECIKMKLGEPDDSGRKRPVKIDNSEFSVKIDTVVIAIGNDPNPLIQKTTPGLEVNKWGNIISGKESGKTSIEGVYAGGDIVTGSATVIEAMGAGKIAAGAIHKFLMGEK, from the coding sequence ATGAAGGATAAACATGACAGGCAAAAAATGCCGGAACAAAAGCCTTCGGAGAGAATAAAGAATTTCAAAGAGGTCCCGTTTGGTTATACGGAAGAGCTTGCATTGAATGAAGCTTCCCGGTGCCTTGAATGTAAAAAACCGATGTGCGTTAAGGGTTGTCCTGTTAATGTTCCCATCCCGGATTTTATAAAACTCGTAAAACAGGGAAAATTTGCCGAGGCTGCGAGAAAAATTAAGGAAGCGAACTCACTGCCTGCCATCTGCGGGAGAGTCTGTCCTCAGGAGGATCAGTGCGAAAAATTATGTGTTATAGGGAAAATGAGCAAGCCTGTGGCTATCGGCGCGCTGGAGAGGTTTGTCTCCGATTATGAGAGAGAAAAAAGGAATGTCGCAATTCCGAAAGTATCCGAAAAAACAGGCAAGAAAGTGGCTGTTGTGGGTTCGGGACCTGCCGGATTGACGGTTGCCGGTGAGCTTGCCAAAAAAGGGCATGAAGTCACTATTTTTGAAGCTCTTCACAAGCCGGGCGGAGTTTTGGTTTACGGTATCCCTGAATTCCGGCTGCCTAAGAAAATTGTAGAGTCCGAAATAGATTATGTCAAACAACTCGGGGTTAAGATAGTAACCAATGCTGTCATCGGAAAATCTGCTACTGTGGCTGAACTGCTTGAAGGTGAATTTAATGCCGTTTTTATCGGCAGTGGCGCGGGAGCTCCCAAATTCATGAATATTCCCGGCGAGAATTGTGTCGGGGTTTTTTCGGCAAATGAATATCTTACCCGCTCAAATCTTATGAAAGCGTATATGTTTCCCGAGTATGACACCCCCATACCCAGAGGAGGGATTGTTGCCGTTGTTGGAGGAGGTAACGTTGCTATGGATTCGGCAAGGACCGCCCTTCGGCTCGGAGCCGAAAAAGTTATAGTTCTTTATAGAAGATCCAGAGAAGAGATGCCGGCGCGAATAGACGAAATCCATCATGCGGAAGAAGAAGGTATAGAATTCCATTTTCTGGTGAACCCCATAAAATTTATTTGTGATGAACACGGAAAAGTGAAGGAAATCGAGTGTATTAAGATGAAGTTGGGAGAACCGGACGATTCGGGGAGGAAACGGCCTGTAAAAATTGATAATTCTGAATTTTCCGTTAAAATCGATACAGTTGTCATAGCCATAGGGAATGACCCTAATCCATTGATTCAGAAAACTACGCCGGGGCTTGAGGTGAACAAATGGGGAAATATAATAAGCGGAAAAGAATCCGGCAAAACAAGCATTGAAGGGGTGTACGCCGGCGGTGATATCGTGACGGGGTCAGCGACTGTGATAGAAGCCATGGGCGCGGGGAAAATTGCGGCCGGGGCCATTCATAAATTTTTAATGGGCGAAAAATGA
- a CDS encoding FumA C-terminus/TtdB family hydratase beta subunit — protein sequence MKIHYLKTPVKDNVLERLKAGDIVYLSGDIFTARDTAHKLTCKLIKSGKKVPFNIKGEIVYYCGPAPGIKKGSVGSCGPTTSSRMDRHTPLLLKKGIKAMIGKGVRSDKVIKSIVKNKAVYFAAPAGLGALLSKCIRKSEVLAFGELGPEAVYRFHIEDMPLIVAVDSKGKCIYKA from the coding sequence ATGAAAATTCATTACCTGAAAACTCCTGTAAAAGATAATGTTCTCGAAAGATTAAAAGCGGGGGATATAGTATATCTTTCCGGGGATATTTTTACCGCGAGAGATACGGCGCATAAATTGACATGTAAGCTGATAAAGAGCGGAAAGAAAGTACCGTTCAATATAAAAGGGGAAATAGTTTATTATTGCGGCCCGGCTCCCGGCATAAAAAAAGGTTCGGTCGGATCATGCGGGCCTACTACAAGTTCCAGAATGGACAGGCACACGCCTCTTTTGCTTAAAAAGGGAATAAAAGCAATGATAGGGAAGGGCGTCCGTTCCGATAAGGTGATTAAAAGTATTGTCAAAAATAAAGCGGTTTATTTTGCTGCTCCGGCAGGGTTGGGCGCGCTCCTGTCAAAATGCATAAGGAAGTCCGAGGTGTTGGCATTTGGGGAACTGGGGCCGGAAGCGGTTTACCGTTTTCATATTGAAGATATGCCTTTGATTGTAGCGGTTGATTCGAAAGGCAAATGTATTTATAAGGCTTAA
- a CDS encoding sulfide/dihydroorotate dehydrogenase-like FAD/NAD-binding protein, producing the protein MHRIISKKKIAEDIFKIVLEAPVVAAKRKAGQFVVLRPEETSERIPLTIFDSDAGKGTITIIVQVVGKTTRKIASLGEGENLLDVAGPLGNPTHVERKGNIAVVGGGVGTAVAYPVAKAFKEEGNNVMGIIGARTKDLIILEDEMSAITSELFITTDDGSYGRKGFVTDALKDIIEKNPVAEVLAVGPVPMMKAVCDLTKQYNVKTMVSLNPIMVDGTGMCGACRVTVAGKTRFTCVDGPEFNGHEVDFDELSKRLKGYSDMEKHYIGHKGCNLENKV; encoded by the coding sequence ATGCATAGAATAATATCAAAAAAGAAAATAGCGGAAGATATATTTAAAATTGTATTGGAGGCGCCTGTTGTTGCGGCAAAGAGAAAAGCCGGGCAATTTGTGGTTTTGAGACCCGAAGAAACAAGCGAAAGGATCCCCCTTACAATATTTGATTCCGACGCAGGAAAAGGGACTATAACCATTATTGTCCAGGTGGTGGGAAAAACGACGAGAAAAATAGCTTCGCTCGGGGAAGGTGAAAACCTGCTGGATGTTGCCGGACCTCTCGGCAACCCGACGCATGTTGAAAGAAAAGGAAATATAGCCGTGGTCGGAGGCGGTGTCGGAACGGCAGTTGCTTATCCTGTGGCAAAGGCTTTTAAAGAAGAGGGCAACAATGTTATGGGAATAATCGGCGCCAGGACGAAAGACCTGATTATACTTGAGGATGAAATGAGCGCCATAACTTCTGAATTGTTCATTACCACAGATGACGGAAGTTACGGCAGAAAGGGATTTGTGACCGATGCTTTAAAAGATATTATCGAAAAAAATCCGGTAGCCGAAGTTTTGGCAGTGGGCCCGGTGCCTATGATGAAAGCGGTATGTGATCTGACAAAACAATATAATGTAAAAACTATGGTGAGTTTAAATCCGATTATGGTGGATGGCACAGGGATGTGTGGCGCATGCAGGGTTACCGTAGCGGGAAAAACAAGATTTACCTGTGTTGACGGGCCGGAGTTCAACGGCCATGAAGTGGACTTCGACGAGCTTAGCAAAAGACTGAAGGGCTATTCTGATATGGAAAAACATTATATCGGACATAAAGGGTGTAATCTGGAGAATAAAGTCTGA
- a CDS encoding CTP synthase, which translates to MSKYIFITGGVVSSLGKGILSASIGKLLESRGLKVSIIKCDPYINVDPGTMNPYQHGEVYVTEDGAETDLDLGHYERFTSAKISRENNITTGMVYNSVIKKEREGIYLGDTVQVIPHITDEIKSRIKKVSSNRKLDVVIVEIGGTVGDIESLPFLEAIRQFKQDAGFKNAINIHLTLVPYLKSSEEIKTKPTQHSVGKLREIGIQPEIIVCRSEKPITAESRQKISLFCNVEKEAVIQAADVDCIYEVPLKLKEQWLDELIVRKLDIPAFDRDLAIWKNNVVERAKNLKNTVTIAVVGKYISLKDAYKSIYEALAHAGIKNNLLVRAVKMESEGITKANIDDILKGADGILIPGGFGIRGAEGKISAVKYAREKKVPFLGLCLGMQMAVIEYARNVCGFEKANSTEFSSKTSYPVISLMEQQRKTKQKGATMRLGAYPCNIKKNTNSSRAYRRKRIYERHRHRYEFNNKYRKAMEKKGMVFAGTSPDGRLVEIIEIKKHPWFVAVQYHPEFKSKPDLPHPLFRDFIASAWKYKRNKS; encoded by the coding sequence ATGAGCAAATATATTTTTATAACGGGCGGTGTTGTATCCAGTCTGGGTAAAGGTATCCTTTCGGCTTCAATAGGTAAGTTACTTGAATCGAGGGGGTTAAAAGTCTCTATTATTAAGTGTGATCCGTATATTAATGTAGACCCCGGTACTATGAATCCGTATCAGCATGGCGAGGTGTATGTTACGGAAGACGGGGCTGAAACTGATCTTGACCTCGGTCATTATGAAAGGTTTACATCCGCTAAAATATCCAGGGAAAACAATATTACCACGGGTATGGTTTATAATTCCGTGATAAAAAAGGAACGCGAAGGGATTTACCTTGGAGATACGGTACAGGTTATACCTCACATTACCGATGAAATAAAAAGCAGGATAAAGAAGGTTTCCTCAAACCGCAAACTTGATGTGGTTATTGTGGAAATCGGGGGGACCGTCGGTGATATAGAAAGCCTGCCTTTTCTGGAAGCCATCAGACAGTTTAAGCAGGACGCCGGATTTAAAAATGCTATAAACATTCATCTGACATTAGTCCCTTATTTGAAGTCTTCCGAGGAAATAAAAACAAAACCCACACAGCACAGCGTCGGAAAACTCCGGGAAATAGGGATTCAGCCCGAAATAATTGTCTGCAGGTCTGAAAAACCGATTACAGCGGAAAGCAGGCAGAAAATATCCCTGTTTTGCAATGTAGAAAAGGAAGCTGTGATACAGGCGGCGGATGTCGATTGTATTTATGAAGTTCCTCTGAAACTCAAAGAACAATGGCTGGATGAACTTATTGTCAGAAAACTTGATATTCCCGCGTTTGACAGGGATCTGGCCATATGGAAAAATAATGTCGTAGAGCGCGCAAAAAACCTGAAAAATACAGTTACAATTGCCGTCGTCGGGAAGTATATATCTTTAAAAGACGCGTATAAATCTATTTATGAGGCGCTTGCTCATGCGGGTATTAAAAACAATCTTTTGGTCCGCGCTGTTAAAATGGAGTCGGAGGGGATAACAAAAGCCAATATCGATGATATCCTGAAAGGAGCCGACGGTATTTTAATTCCCGGCGGATTCGGTATCAGGGGGGCTGAGGGCAAAATTTCGGCGGTGAAATATGCGCGGGAGAAAAAGGTGCCTTTTCTGGGTTTATGCCTCGGTATGCAGATGGCTGTCATTGAATATGCGAGGAATGTCTGTGGATTTGAGAAAGCGAATTCCACCGAGTTTTCATCTAAAACCTCATATCCTGTTATAAGCCTGATGGAACAGCAGAGAAAGACAAAGCAGAAAGGAGCTACCATGAGGCTGGGGGCTTATCCCTGCAATATTAAAAAGAACACTAACAGCTCCCGGGCATACAGGAGAAAAAGAATATATGAGCGGCACAGGCATAGGTATGAATTCAACAACAAATACAGGAAGGCAATGGAGAAAAAAGGTATGGTTTTTGCCGGCACTTCGCCGGACGGGCGCCTGGTTGAGATAATAGAAATAAAAAAACATCCGTGGTTTGTTGCCGTGCAGTATCATCCCGAGTTTAAGTCAAAACCCGATTTGCCGCATCCTTTGTTCAGGGATTTTATCGCGAGCGCGTGGAAGTATAAGAGGAACAAATCATAA
- a CDS encoding DUF1846 domain-containing protein: protein MNRSGFDNEKYLKEQTASILDRVKRFNNKLYLEFGGKIIYDYHAARVLPGFDPNVKMRLLQQLKDDADIILCIYAGDIERRKIRADFGITYDVDSLKLIDDLREWGINVAAVVITRFDGQPSAKIFKNKLERRNIRVCTHKFTKGYPYDIELIVSEQGYGANQYIRTKKPLVIVTGPGPGSGKLSTCLSQLYHDHKNGICSGYAKFETFPIWNIPLKHPVNVAYEAATADIKDYNLIDPFHKEAYGEETVNYNRDVEVFPVLKRIFDRIMGESIYKSPTDMGVNRAGFGIVDDKLVREAAQQEIIRRYFRYACEYAMGLADKETVERAENIMKETGLKPEDRKVVKPARKAAEKAMKEKKGNEGIYCGAAIQLKDESLIIGKNSNLMHASSSVILNAVKTLAGIPDKIHLLSPNIIESIGKLKIRVAGNKNISMNLEEMLIALSISAATNTTSQAALEKLNELHNCEMHITHIPTPGDEAGLRKLGVNITSDPDFSTKSLFVS from the coding sequence TTGAACAGAAGTGGTTTTGATAATGAGAAGTATCTGAAAGAGCAGACAGCTTCCATCCTCGACAGAGTAAAGCGCTTTAACAATAAACTTTACCTCGAATTCGGAGGTAAAATTATTTATGATTATCATGCCGCGCGTGTCCTGCCCGGTTTTGACCCTAACGTTAAAATGCGTTTGCTGCAGCAATTGAAAGATGATGCCGATATTATCCTGTGCATATATGCCGGCGATATCGAGAGAAGAAAAATCAGGGCTGATTTTGGTATTACATACGATGTTGATTCCTTGAAACTTATTGATGACCTCAGGGAATGGGGCATTAATGTGGCTGCGGTGGTTATTACACGTTTTGACGGTCAGCCGTCGGCAAAAATTTTTAAAAACAAGCTTGAACGAAGGAATATCCGTGTGTGTACCCATAAATTTACAAAAGGGTATCCTTATGATATTGAACTGATTGTCAGTGAACAGGGATATGGAGCCAATCAGTATATACGGACAAAAAAGCCCCTCGTAATCGTAACTGGACCCGGGCCCGGAAGCGGGAAATTATCCACCTGTCTGTCACAGTTGTATCATGACCATAAAAACGGTATTTGTTCCGGTTACGCGAAGTTTGAAACTTTCCCTATATGGAATATTCCTCTCAAACATCCGGTTAATGTTGCATATGAAGCAGCTACCGCGGATATAAAGGATTATAATCTGATAGACCCTTTTCACAAAGAAGCCTACGGAGAAGAAACCGTTAATTACAATCGGGATGTGGAAGTATTTCCCGTATTGAAGAGGATCTTTGACAGGATAATGGGCGAATCAATTTATAAGTCTCCCACGGATATGGGAGTTAACAGGGCCGGATTTGGCATTGTAGACGATAAGTTGGTGAGGGAAGCGGCACAGCAGGAAATTATAAGAAGGTATTTCAGGTATGCATGTGAATATGCTATGGGGCTTGCTGATAAGGAAACGGTCGAAAGAGCTGAGAATATCATGAAAGAAACCGGGCTTAAGCCGGAAGACAGAAAGGTAGTCAAGCCCGCCAGAAAAGCGGCAGAAAAGGCTATGAAAGAGAAAAAAGGGAATGAAGGCATTTATTGCGGCGCGGCTATCCAGTTAAAGGATGAGTCTCTGATAATCGGGAAAAATTCGAACCTTATGCATGCTTCTTCAAGTGTTATTCTGAATGCGGTTAAAACTCTTGCGGGTATTCCCGATAAGATTCATTTGCTTTCTCCTAATATAATTGAGTCAATAGGAAAATTGAAAATACGCGTTGCCGGAAATAAAAATATAAGTATGAATCTTGAGGAAATGCTTATTGCTCTCAGTATAAGCGCCGCGACGAATACCACTTCACAGGCAGCGCTGGAAAAGTTGAACGAATTGCACAATTGTGAAATGCATATAACTCATATCCCCACTCCCGGTGATGAAGCCGGCCTCAGAAAATTAGGGGTAAACATCACAAGTGATCCCGATTTTTCCACCAAATCACTTTTCGTTTCTTAA
- a CDS encoding phosphomannomutase/phosphoglucomutase gives MEIKESIFKAYDIRGVFPEEINEDTAYRIGRAFVSFLKVKNIAVGRDMRVSSPSMAKSFIKGAVDQGCNVTDFGMVGTDMLYVGVAMYGYEGGVIITASHNPKEYNGMKLVKERAIPLSGETGIQDIKKMVMKNNFTEPGKKGNLYNKDIWEDYVKHTLSFIVPSKIKPFKIVMDAGNGMAGKMVPPVFEKLPVTVIPMYFDVDGTFPNHEANPLIEENRIEIMKRVVEENADLGIAFDGDVDRCFFIDDKGEFVSGDFVTALLAEAILRKHHGESILYDLRASWAVRDKVMENGGKPFMNRVGHAFFKQRMRKEKAIFGGEVTGHYYFRDNYNADSGIIPALLMLELMSEKDVNLSQLIKPLREKYFISGEINSKVSDTREKIKELAEKYSDAHISYLDGISVDYDNWHFNVRPSNTEPLLRLNLEANTKKMMEEKRDEVLAIIKG, from the coding sequence ATGGAAATAAAAGAGTCTATATTTAAAGCTTACGATATCAGAGGTGTTTTTCCCGAAGAAATAAATGAGGATACAGCGTATCGTATCGGGCGGGCATTTGTCTCTTTTTTAAAAGTAAAGAATATTGCGGTGGGGAGGGATATGAGGGTTTCGTCCCCTTCCATGGCTAAATCATTTATTAAGGGAGCGGTAGATCAGGGGTGTAATGTGACAGATTTCGGTATGGTGGGGACGGATATGCTTTATGTCGGTGTGGCAATGTACGGATATGAAGGCGGCGTAATAATAACAGCTTCACATAATCCCAAAGAATATAACGGAATGAAATTGGTGAAAGAAAGGGCCATCCCGCTCAGCGGAGAAACGGGTATCCAGGATATCAAAAAAATGGTTATGAAAAATAATTTTACGGAACCGGGGAAAAAGGGAAACCTATATAACAAGGATATCTGGGAGGACTACGTGAAGCATACATTAAGCTTTATTGTCCCTTCGAAAATAAAACCTTTTAAGATTGTAATGGATGCAGGCAACGGTATGGCGGGGAAAATGGTTCCTCCCGTTTTCGAAAAACTGCCCGTTACAGTTATTCCCATGTATTTTGATGTGGACGGCACATTCCCCAATCACGAGGCAAACCCGCTTATCGAAGAGAACAGGATTGAAATTATGAAGAGAGTCGTTGAAGAAAATGCGGACTTGGGAATTGCTTTTGACGGAGATGTCGACAGGTGCTTTTTTATAGATGATAAAGGAGAGTTTGTATCGGGTGATTTTGTAACAGCGCTTTTAGCGGAAGCTATTCTCAGAAAGCATCACGGGGAATCTATCCTGTATGATCTCAGGGCCAGTTGGGCTGTCCGGGATAAGGTCATGGAAAACGGCGGCAAGCCGTTTATGAACAGGGTCGGACATGCGTTTTTCAAGCAAAGAATGAGAAAAGAAAAAGCTATTTTCGGCGGTGAGGTTACCGGACACTATTATTTCAGAGATAATTATAATGCCGATAGCGGGATCATACCGGCGCTTCTGATGCTAGAATTGATGAGCGAAAAGGATGTGAACCTCAGTCAGCTGATAAAACCGCTCAGGGAAAAATATTTCATCAGCGGTGAAATCAATTCCAAGGTGAGCGATACCCGGGAAAAAATAAAGGAACTGGCGGAAAAATACAGTGATGCGCATATATCATACCTTGACGGGATATCAGTTGATTATGATAATTGGCATTTTAATGTCCGCCCATCCAACACGGAACCTTTATTGAGGTTGAACCTGGAAGCTAATACAAAAAAGATGATGGAAGAAAAGAGAGATGAGGTCCTTGCTATCATTAAAGGCTGA
- a CDS encoding HEAT repeat domain-containing protein — MKVLRCLLLIIFCASLFIPQAYSGQGRRTKKSSAISEDKAVEKEVGEETEEMIEVQQLTDQEVEIIQLFKMVNSGNSRTRRLAYKRLREMGESGVPVYIKILLDGRRSDREFAAKILGEYPTEEGVLALRKALLNDNMARVRLACADSLSLIADRSSLDDLVKALQDSNKEVREKVIYAIGKMGDKEVVPALIELLSDENSDTRKMVVYSMGELRDEKCTPYLIKATIDPDSGVRAASAIALAKMGNKSATPEIIGMLNDESPDVRLSAVMALNILDDNRAVQPLVNLLSDINGDVRRITFDTLKKMDQAALTAGLMEAMSSQDEATRIDSSAWLAEVADVKAVPVLIKGTKDKVWQVRYYSAVALGKIGDKSAEKALKKLLSDERTDIRVEALKSLGKLGDSTAEPMLTDIVINARDKNEVVEAIKALGVIKSPGSVGVLVERCQSADPEISRAASEALLGYGDKLYECMQSASPDVRKDAVVALGLMKKKESTAFIIKGLDDSSSVVRAACLRSLEKIGDKTVIKKTVKMLDDPDSNVKVAAISYLTFCGNINAVSQIAAKLKDRDSTVRAAAIYSISEFGEKEYDEDIIKILENDHSYVRVCAAEALGKIGTDDRKTLTALFKALSSDEELDVRLKAASSLRDLTGKDFGYSENSTPDKKYSAVQEWKAYLSERDEE, encoded by the coding sequence ATGAAAGTTTTAAGATGCTTGCTTCTGATAATTTTTTGTGCGTCATTGTTTATCCCGCAGGCTTATTCCGGACAGGGCAGAAGAACAAAAAAATCATCTGCAATATCTGAAGACAAAGCGGTAGAGAAAGAAGTCGGAGAAGAAACGGAAGAAATGATAGAAGTACAACAGCTAACCGACCAGGAAGTCGAAATCATACAACTTTTTAAAATGGTAAATTCCGGAAACAGCAGGACAAGGCGGCTTGCATATAAGAGACTGAGAGAAATGGGTGAATCCGGTGTTCCTGTCTATATAAAGATTCTTCTGGACGGCAGGAGAAGTGACAGGGAATTTGCGGCGAAAATACTGGGTGAATACCCGACTGAAGAAGGTGTTTTGGCCCTTAGAAAAGCTTTATTGAACGATAATATGGCAAGAGTAAGGCTTGCTTGCGCTGATTCTCTCTCTCTTATTGCGGACAGGTCTTCACTTGATGATCTGGTAAAGGCGCTGCAGGACAGCAACAAAGAGGTAAGAGAAAAAGTAATTTATGCTATAGGGAAAATGGGAGATAAAGAGGTTGTCCCTGCTTTGATAGAGCTTCTTAGCGATGAAAATTCCGATACGAGAAAAATGGTAGTCTATTCTATGGGGGAACTGCGCGATGAAAAATGTACCCCGTATCTTATAAAGGCCACAATAGACCCTGATAGCGGTGTCAGGGCCGCTTCTGCAATCGCGCTGGCAAAAATGGGCAATAAATCCGCTACACCTGAAATTATAGGAATGTTGAATGATGAATCTCCCGATGTGAGGTTATCCGCTGTTATGGCGCTCAATATTCTTGATGATAACAGAGCGGTACAACCGCTGGTAAACCTGTTGTCCGATATAAACGGCGATGTAAGGAGAATAACATTTGACACATTGAAGAAGATGGATCAGGCGGCGCTGACGGCGGGTCTGATGGAAGCGATGTCTTCTCAGGATGAAGCTACCAGGATAGATTCGAGCGCATGGTTAGCTGAAGTAGCGGATGTTAAAGCTGTGCCGGTTCTTATAAAAGGGACGAAGGATAAAGTGTGGCAGGTGAGATATTATTCCGCCGTTGCGTTAGGTAAAATAGGTGATAAAAGCGCTGAAAAAGCGCTGAAAAAATTGTTATCTGATGAAAGAACCGATATAAGAGTAGAAGCGCTTAAATCGCTGGGGAAACTCGGTGACAGCACCGCAGAACCCATGCTTACGGACATCGTTATTAATGCCAGGGATAAAAATGAGGTTGTTGAAGCCATAAAGGCCTTGGGTGTTATAAAATCACCGGGTTCGGTAGGGGTTCTTGTCGAAAGATGCCAGTCTGCCGATCCTGAAATATCAAGGGCCGCTTCCGAAGCTCTTCTCGGTTATGGCGATAAACTGTATGAATGTATGCAAAGCGCAAGTCCGGATGTGAGAAAAGATGCTGTTGTGGCATTGGGCCTGATGAAGAAAAAAGAATCTACGGCCTTTATTATAAAAGGGCTTGATGACAGTAGCTCTGTTGTCAGGGCCGCATGCCTGCGGTCGCTTGAAAAAATAGGAGACAAAACTGTTATTAAAAAAACAGTGAAAATGCTTGATGACCCTGATTCCAATGTAAAAGTCGCGGCAATTTCATATCTTACTTTCTGCGGCAACATAAACGCGGTAAGCCAGATCGCGGCTAAACTTAAAGACAGGGATTCAACGGTCAGAGCGGCTGCTATATATTCTATAAGTGAATTCGGAGAGAAGGAATATGACGAGGACATAATTAAAATACTCGAGAACGACCATTCTTATGTGAGGGTTTGCGCGGCCGAAGCTTTAGGCAAAATAGGCACAGACGACAGGAAAACATTGACCGCTTTATTTAAAGCGCTGTCTTCCGACGAAGAACTTGATGTCAGGTTAAAGGCAGCTTCTTCGTTGAGGGATCTTACCGGAAAAGACTTTGGATATAGCGAAAATTCGACACCGGATAAGAAGTACAGCGCGGTACAGGAATGGAAAGCTTATTTGTCCGAACGCGATGAAGAATAA
- the carA gene encoding glutamine-hydrolyzing carbamoyl-phosphate synthase small subunit yields MNLKKKAKIAFESGRVFNGFAFGVEGERAGELVFNTSMTGYQEIITDPSYKGQIVLMTYPLIGNYGLNEDDVESGKPFLEGFVCREFSRIDSNWRSCIGIEKYMKKNNIVGIEGIDTRAVTKHVRIAGAMKAVISTLDLDDDSLINKARASKGLVGIDLVKDVTVEKPYEWNKSGKYNVVVVDCGVKFNILRILQKKGCRVTCVPASSSFENIKALNPDGILLSNGPGDPEAVTYVIDTVKKLLGKFPVFGICLGHQILGLALGGKTYKLKFGHHGANHPVKDVLTGKISITSQNHGFNVEIESLNMDDIAVTHLNLNDNTIEGMRLRKVPAFSVQFHPEASPGPHEAASLFDSFIEDMEKHRAKKK; encoded by the coding sequence ATGAATCTTAAGAAAAAAGCTAAAATTGCTTTTGAATCCGGCAGGGTTTTTAACGGTTTTGCTTTTGGCGTTGAGGGAGAGAGGGCCGGCGAACTTGTTTTCAATACAAGTATGACGGGTTATCAGGAAATCATTACGGATCCGTCTTATAAAGGTCAGATAGTCCTTATGACATACCCTCTGATAGGGAATTACGGCCTTAACGAAGATGATGTAGAATCCGGGAAACCTTTTCTTGAAGGATTTGTCTGCAGGGAATTCAGCCGTATAGACAGTAACTGGCGTTCCTGTATCGGGATTGAAAAATATATGAAGAAAAATAATATTGTCGGTATAGAGGGAATAGACACGCGCGCCGTTACAAAACATGTCAGGATTGCGGGAGCAATGAAGGCGGTTATTTCAACCCTGGACCTTGATGATGACAGCCTTATAAACAAGGCAAGAGCTTCAAAAGGGCTTGTTGGAATTGATCTGGTTAAGGATGTTACCGTTGAAAAACCCTATGAGTGGAATAAATCCGGGAAATACAATGTTGTTGTTGTTGACTGCGGCGTAAAATTCAACATATTAAGAATACTTCAAAAAAAAGGATGCAGGGTAACATGTGTTCCCGCCAGCTCTTCTTTTGAAAACATAAAAGCTTTAAACCCCGACGGTATATTGTTATCCAATGGTCCCGGCGACCCGGAAGCCGTAACATATGTTATTGACACCGTAAAGAAATTATTGGGGAAATTTCCGGTGTTTGGAATATGTTTAGGCCACCAGATTCTCGGGCTGGCCCTTGGCGGAAAAACGTATAAATTGAAATTCGGCCATCATGGGGCGAATCATCCCGTCAAAGATGTCCTGACCGGGAAAATTTCCATTACATCCCAGAACCATGGTTTTAATGTTGAGATCGAATCTCTCAATATGGATGATATCGCTGTTACACATTTAAATCTTAATGATAATACGATTGAAGGCATGAGGCTCAGGAAAGTTCCGGCTTTTTCAGTTCAGTTTCATCCGGAGGCATCCCCCGGTCCGCATGAGGCAGCATCGCTTTTTGATAGTTTTATAGAAGATATGGAGAAGCACCGTGCCAAGAAGAAATGA